The following coding sequences lie in one Acidimicrobiia bacterium genomic window:
- a CDS encoding MnhB domain-containing protein — MSWYSPILDVAANVVLRTGIVFALYLLYAGHNAPGGGFIAGLVAGACLVLDHIALRSREGRGSLHRVTPRPLLGWGLAIAVGVGVAGWAWGGGFFDQAVVSVTLPVLGTMKLTSALGFDIGVFAVVVGLVAALLDSLGSAWDEDLR; from the coding sequence ATGAGCTGGTACTCCCCGATCCTCGACGTCGCCGCCAACGTGGTGCTGCGCACCGGCATCGTGTTCGCCCTGTACCTGCTGTACGCCGGCCACAACGCCCCCGGTGGGGGCTTCATCGCCGGGCTGGTCGCCGGCGCGTGTCTGGTACTCGACCACATCGCCCTCCGGTCTCGGGAAGGGCGTGGCTCGCTGCATCGCGTGACACCACGGCCGCTGCTCGGGTGGGGTCTGGCGATCGCGGTCGGCGTCGGCGTGGCCGGATGGGCCTGGGGTGGCGGCTTCTTCGACCAGGCGGTGGTGAGCGTCACGCTCCCGGTGCTCGGGACGATGAAGCTCACATCGGCGCTCGGGTTCGACATCGGTGTGTTCGCCGTGGTCGTCGGGCTGGTGGCGGCGCTTCTCGACTCGCTCGGCAGCGCGTGGGACGAGGACCTCCGATGA